The genome window TCAAATGACCACCATTGTCACACTCTGTCATGCTGgatctccctgagagctacattaagggtacacgtgtctgtggagtgctcaaccacttgcacgttaatttcacgagcagggtgttctgctgatcggatcaacttgaaACCACGTCGTCGcaatcgacggagtgccacacATTATATTACTTAGACTCTGCCCTCGTATACACAAACACCGCATTGATAGTACAGGTTATGTACAACACATGTAGATGTAAAATATTTGCATTGAAACGTTTTTATAGAGCGTAATGGGTTGGATAAGTGACTTTAGATGTAGCATCTTGCAGCTAGCTAAACCTGTCCTTAGTTACATCACTTATGTAGATTTCTCATATATCTTATTTAGACTACCACATTGCAAGTGTGCTTTTGACCTACATCTGCCCTCGCCACTATCAATCACAATGTTATGGCATTTCTTCCACCAGTTTAAATAAACTCACTTCCATCATATAACCGAAACACACCTATTCATCGCTTACTCACTCAGTATCTGGTCCTGTCTCATTCTGTATTTTGTCTGAAGAACTTCCATTtatatctcctcaaagacatttgcatctcctcaaagacatacatcatatCTAATGACTCAATCggcattttcttttatcttctgtcttttacttgttccagtcattggactgcagccacggCGAGGTGGGGGTGAGGCGGAGGAGGGGGCACAACATTGACGGGTTTTTGTCGAAGAAATCGTCCCTCAccaatctttttttttcccttttaagcatggtacttattctatcagacacttttgccgaaccactctCAGGGAGGTAAGgaaaccaacagcggttgtcaagcatttgttgggaacgaaaacaaacacggaGATAAACACACttcgtatatttataaatatacagtaGAAGCAGGttgaatacatacaaatatcatacatacatatatacataccatatatatatataatatatatatatactcatgcttatatttttgttgttacgtTTCATGATGTCCTGTGACACATATGCCTAAATATATACTTAAGATGTAGTTtacactatacatatgtatatatgtatatatgcatatatatatatatatagatagatatattatatatatatatatatatatatatatattatatatatatatatatatatatatgattgaacgccacgcatcctcttccaagtagcgtttatcttaataattctgatgcgcactctatacgatctttttactatttcgttttctctcttttattcttttattctatcctattacctagtcaatctctctccctcactcctcctcccttgctcatgtggctcccacgtgaccaacggccatctttctttctttctctccgttgtagctggaacaaggaagacgtgttcttttTTGTCTCCTGTTCTAGCTtcatttacgcgttcgccaccacaacctcgtttagacttagcagcccttcctgtttgttttcactgtcttgtttgtgttacctattttgaccttccggaaaatccaaaattttatttaattctctttGCGGGAGCAAATGTTTTaccgaaagcgtatattgttgttaaatgctcgaattacgagactagaaaaacagccaacaactgatgaaggttgttctttaaaatgtttgtttttttccatttgtgccttataaataataaataaatatatatatatatatatatataatatatatatatatatatataatatatgtgtgtgtgtgcgtgcgtgtgtgtgtgtgtgtgggtgtgggtgtgtgtgtgtgtgtgtgtgtgagttttacaAGAAggatgacagtgacttcgaagcttcGACCTGCAAGTCATGCTCTGCCGTACCTTCAAAGTCAGTGCCAATCCCTCTTCTtgtacaaccgatgctggtgtgtttacgtccccgtaacatagcggttcggcaaaagagaccgatagaataagtactgggcttacaaagaataagtcccgaggtcgatttgctcgactaaaggcggtgctccagcatggctgcagtcaaatgtctgaaacaagtaaaagagtaaaaaaaaaagagaagaaaatagagggATCGTGCGAGGAAAATAAAAGgatgtagaaaagaaaaacaaggaccaTAATGCGTCAATGGGAACGTTTTCAAGTTTCAATAATGGGTGAGACGTGTCTTTTGTAAAAATATAAGGAGTAGGATATGGTTAAGAGTCAATTAATTCTGTCAGACAGGTGCGCGCAGCAAGTGCTGTAGGGTGATTGGTGAGATGGCAGAGGATAGGTTTCCGGGTGAtataggtggttgtggtggtgataggggTACTATAGATGGTAAAGGAAAAGCGGCGGCAACACGAGCAAAACAACCAATCATGGAGCTAATAGAGCGTTCGTGTGTCTACGCCTTCCTTTAGTTTGATTGTGGTGTGTATCGAtgaaatactgtgtgtgtgtgtgtgtgtgtgttgtgggaacgtttgtttgtgtgtatgttgtacgATTGTACGGGCGTGTGTATGTTttcgagtgtgtgtctgtgtttacgcaAATACGACTGcatgcatgttcgtgtgtgtgtgtgtgtgtgtgtgtgtgtgtgtgtgtgcgtgaatatgactgtgtgtgtatgtgtgtgtgagtacaattgtgtgtcaatgtatgtgtgagtatgcaaaagacggagagagaggcggggagacAATAGAATACCCGTGAGTGTCTATATCTACCTTCAGAATAATTAGTGTTGTGTATCGATGGAacagtatgtatgcgtgtacttgtgtgtttgagcatgattgtgtgtgtatgcgtgtgcatgtgtgtgtgtgtgttttgtgtgtatgcatgtgtgtgtgtgagtgagtgcgcctgtgtgtttgtatttgtgaatGTCTGCGGTTAACATTTTATTGTAGATGGTAAGGTATGATTCGCTGGAGATTTGGCTGCAAATTCCACCCTAACGAACGAACCGCCAAGTTAccggaatgtaaaaaaaaaaaataattataatcaacaCCGTTTGTTaagtggtgaggaacaaacacaagcacaacatTTCGAAGACTTCTCTTGTCCATGCTGTGTTGGTCGTGATCTTAAAAATAATACCTATTAAACTGAGTTACTATGCGTTTTGATAAGTATATCATGTATGAATGTTTCTTTCTtctctagtcacaaggcccgaaatatcgGGGGAGGaatggcagtcgattagatcgacgccagtacgcaactggtacttaatttatcgaacgcgaaagaatgaaagcaagggATTGCAATGGGGATAGAATTGCATTGGGGATAGAATTGCAATGGGAAAAACAGGATTTCAATGGGGTAGAAAGTAAGGACTGCAGAAACAGTACCTGGGGCCCCAAGAAAAATACCACGTACCTTTTTTCCATGTTAAAGTATAGGCATCCTTACTGAGGGATCGTTGTTGCATCTGTTCGGCTTTTGAATATCCTGAAAGATGCAAATAAATGaattctatataaatgtatatgtatgtccaaatatacatatacatttatatatatgtgtaataattttaaatttgggtATACACCTTCTAGAATGCCATTTCTTGTGTAGAGGAGTAGCGAACTACAACTACCAAAATGTATTCTAAGCGAAATAGGCGAAACGGAGATTAAAAAACAAGGTACCTTTTCATAAGTCATCTGACGAGACATCTCTGATCTGTACCTAAGATGCACCACATTTCTTTTACAGCTTCTCACCCGCAAGGCACAGGCGAAATGATCGTAGTGCATAATAAAGAGtctcgtgaattccattttcattctctagttatatatttatatgcgtaagCTCAAACTCTAAACAATGTGGTATAAAATGAATCATTTTAAATAACTCAATGTAGCTCTTTGCCTTCCTGGATTGCTTCTAATTAaatttaagtttttaaaaattattgaggTGAGAAtacatgacttgagatgtttatgTAATTTCCCTTGAATTTATCAACTTAAAATGCTGCCACAGCCAGGAATCGAAACTTAGTGTCAAAGTTTATTGATGTAACTTTACCGTCTTTTCCCATCTTCCAGCATATACCATATTAgtgaattattaaattatttactttatttgcgGGCTTCGTTAATGTTCGTGCAACCAAGGTATTTTTCGGTTAAGTAGAGAAGATTTGCTAAGCTCCAGGGATATGAGATCCTGTCTTTATACGTTAGTTTCACCTTTTCTGACCGGGGTTAACCAAATGATCTATAACAACTAGAGAACCCAACCCACTAAAGTACTTGACAGTGTCACATACATTGGAGTGTCTAAAAATTTCggtataaaacaagaaaataaaagacaaaaccaaATGCAAATACATGCGTGTAAGGAGTTGCTGAGTGGGGTGTGATAGCGAAGGAGGcggtgtgtttgcgtttgttatTTGAGTTGGTAGTAGCGAAGGCAGTGGTTGTGATTGTGGTTGATCTTAGTCGGTGTTGTTTGGAGTTGATGGCGACGTTTCCTCTTGATTTTTGCAACGCTCATTGACTGAAGCTTGTATTAACAGTGATAGTATGATGGCTGGTtactgttgttgtcttcttcttcttccaatcaggacttacgccattagccacaaagaataatctctaattcgagcctactctaagctactaaaaatgcgtgtggcaacttgaagacccacccaccacacgtgatagacttacggttgcacgggcgcgaaagctactttgttatcctcattccgtaaacgctGGTTtgtaacgggtggagagctgaaccatcctggggtacagaggactCGAAATCTAGACTAGGttttgaaagtttaccacaccatagtagttacaccatggttcctctgattTGTGGCTGAagtaggaaaaaagagtgagagaaagttgtggtagaAGAGTACAGAGGAGTTCACCCCcaaaccctgccggagcctcgtggagcttaggtgtttctgctcaataaacattcacaattcccgatctgggaatcgaaaccgcgttgttacgactgcgagtccgctgccctaaccactgggccattgcgcctccacactgttgTTGACATAATTTGTGTGCAGAAAGTAATATTTACTGTTCTACATGGTGGAGTTGTAATGTTACCCTGATGTTGGATATGTTATTGGTAGTGATAcctatggtagtggtggttgtggtattgtTGGTGATTGGGTGAtcagttaaaatatatatgtagtgatagAATATAATTGTATAGAAATGAGAAATATTCATTAGCAGCAACGGTAATAGGCGCTGGGCTGTTCATCAATGTTGAAGTCCGTGACAAGATTGCAAGATACATGTGAATATCTCCGTTGCAGTAACTGCTGCCAGGGCACCATATGTTTATATTCCATAGTATAGTATTTGAAATAGtttatccattattattattattattattattattattattattattattattattattattattattattattattattattattgcatgtaATATGGTAGTGGAATACTTATTTCGGGATGCGGATGACTACGGTGATTTTGCTGCTAATGTTGAAGATCATGGTAACGACAATGACAGAGGTGGTGGAAGAGGTGGACACGGcaacgaagacgacgatgataatcatgatgataataatgctgataatattgatgataacaatgataatgttgTTGATAAAGAAAAtcatgacgacggcgacgatgaccaGGACGTTGACGACAACCTTGACGAGGACTTTGACGAGAACGTTGACGAGAACGTTGACGAGGACGTTGACGACAACGCTGACGACAAAGTTGACGAGAACGTTGACGAGAACGTTGACGAGAACGTTGACGAGAACGTAGACGAGGACGTTGACGACAACGCTGACGACAAAGTTGACGAGGACGTTGACGAGAACGTTGACGAGGACGTTGACGAGAACGTTCACGAGAACGTTGACGAGGACGTTGACGACAACGCTGACGACAAAGTTGACGAGGACGTTGACGACAACGCTGACGACAAAGTTGACGAGGACGTTGACGAAAACGTTGACGAGGACGTTGACGAGAACGTTGACGAGGACGTTGACGACAACGCTGACGACAACGTTGACGGCGACGTTGACTACAAAGTTGACAACGTTGATTACAACGCTGACTACGACGAGGACGATGACTACGACGATTATAATGAAGTTAATGGCGAACATGAAGACGATGAATACCGCCATTACTActacgacgataatgatgatcataaatTGTCGTTATGACTTCTAAtggttacatttgacagagatgaaacaagtggtggtggggaagcgTTAGGTTAGCGCAAAGTAGGTACCTAAGGTTTCCTACCGGAGGTGatactctctttatctctctttctttctctccccacctTTTCTCTCAtgctccctgtctctctctaatTACCCCTAATCTTCACCTTTACCGACCCTATACAACCAGGCCCGACcgatatctccatatatatacatatatatttacctcaGAATGGTACACAGGAACAGCTGTAAACTCACTCTTACACTCACCTTGCTTAGCTAATTAAATAATagctaattaaataatggctttttaGCACCGAAGACACActtctcatttttgtttttcgtccATATCcttgtcgtatacacacacacacacacacacacacacacacacacacacacacacacacatatatatatatatatagagagagaaagacaattcacacaaaaaaagacgaagacgagtggtgtagacaacaaacagatgtattagtataacgctcgggaagtgaacaagtctttaacatttcgagcctacgctcttccacagaaaggaacacagaaagaaataaggagagaaaataaagaatgtatagtggTTCGCGATATATcatagcgaatatatatatatatatatatcatatatatataaagtatataagcaGAGAATGAATATGCAAATGTCaaaaaagccaaaagaaatgatgtataaaaactaattaatataaatatatattgctacTGTACgcgactgtatgtgtgtgcctgcgctTGTGTGCGCACTTGTTGTGTGCttccctgtatgtgtatatatacatggaatttgagtgtttgtctatgtgtgcatatatatatatactagcagtatcgcccggcgttgctcaggtttgtaagggaaataactataaagcatttatagagagttatagccaaaaaaatagcaaaaaaatgggaaaaaaatgatggtaaatttttttgagagttaaaaaaggtggagttgcgtcccctagacggtctgtggtttgggtttctgattctcgacccctatgtcgaatttatcgatttcttttcagaactgggggaacttttcaaaattttcgctggcGTAGTTttgattatgacattgggctatgtgtgtgtcaagtttcatcagaatcggttgaaagccgtggtcagagtgaggtacgagaaaacagacacacagaaaacgcacagaacaactgccgtttatatatatatatatatatatatataattatatatataatatattatatataatatatatatattcatataattatcaACAtctatacacgcgcgcacagatacgtgcacacgcgcacaaacatatatacatattataatatatgcatgtatagatatatataaatataatatatatatataatataatatatatatatattatatatatatactgcatataatatatatacaacacacacagagtcatgtatgcaaacacaaatatatagacccatgcgtatacatatatgaaaagtgTATGTACAACTGCATTTATGtacgtttgtttatatatatatatacaaatatatgtgtgcgtgtgcgtatctgtgtgtgtgtgtgtgtgtgtgtatctgtgtgtgtgtgtgtgtgtgtgtgtgtgtgtgtgtatctgtgtgtgtgtgtatctatgtgtacacGCGAATTACACATTCGCGAACTTGAATAAATAACGTGCCATTTCATAGTGCAGTCCTTGGCAACGCTTTGTCAATACTTTACATTTTGCTCTTTGCAGCAGTTGTTACTACTCTGGCTGTCCTCGCTTTTTGACTAACAGCTTGTGTTTCCTTATAGCTGTCGCAAAACTCCACCACTCATCACTGCATTACCTATCCTCCTTTCTTTTATCGCCTCTCGCTTCTCTGTCTTCCGTGTATTTCTCAATCCGGTTCGCTACCCCATATCTTAAACTTTGCATTTCCGTTTGAgtggtcctatatatatatatatatatatatatattatatatatatatatatatatatatataatatatatatatattaatatatgtattaatatattatatagatatatatatatataatatatatata of Octopus sinensis unplaced genomic scaffold, ASM634580v1 Contig02299, whole genome shotgun sequence contains these proteins:
- the LOC115227245 gene encoding ring-infected erythrocyte surface antigen-like, with the protein product MVVEYLFRDADDYGDFAANVEDHENHDDGDDDQDVDDNLDEDFDENVDENVDEDVDDNADDKVDENVDENVDENVDENVDEDVDDNADDKVDEDVDENVDEDVDENVHENVDEDVDDNADDKVDEDVDDNADDKVDEDVDENVDEDVDENVDEDVDDNADDNVDGDVDYKVDNVDYNADYDEDDDYDDYNEVNGEHEDDEYRHYYYDDNDDHKLSL